The Montipora capricornis isolate CH-2021 chromosome 3, ASM3666992v2, whole genome shotgun sequence genome window below encodes:
- the LOC138044089 gene encoding cytochrome P450 3A9-like, which produces MEDSTKQTDQSTSTTYFSVLIVLGVAAVLYFTFKEVRNEAIRRRINSPGPKPWPFVGNLLEARKFNGYHLMLKHYYEKYGKVFCICLGRQPAVVVADPEILKKILVKDFSKFQNRFSQVQPSGAIGKSVFFARDQAWRRIRATLSPSFTAKKMKGMVSLIEESIDRLMEKVATVAGTGESVDLLDWFSRVTLEVILSSAFGVQADILNDERSLLLEKIKEVFRSPWIVDVLRRFPFGIRLIMLLRKVSGRMSFFDQIAADIVQQRRKSGPTQRQDLMDLMLIAHEESVQEGVSKLTDEEIVGQCVIFLLAGYETSSNTLGYIAYQLALNQEVQDKLRQMIKRAVDSNPDSTLYEIAHDIEYLDCVINEGLRLHPPVAQVNRECAEDYEWNGICIPAGLEVIVPVYSIHRDAEVWSDPEKFNPERFRSAAKDSRSPYHFMPFGLGPRSCIGMRFALMEVKITLVRFLMKYKIMRSPETQVPLKILSGGTLYAKNGVHVRIEPL; this is translated from the exons ATGGAGGACAGCACTAAGCAGACGGATCAATCCACAAGTACCACATATTTCAGTGTTTTGATAGTCCTCGGCGTTGCTGCTGTCTTGTATTTCACCTTTAAAGAAGTACGTAATGAAGCCATCCGTAGAAGAATCAATTCTCCTGGTCCCAAGCCGTGGCCCTTCGTGGGAAATTTACTCGAGGCTAGGAAATTCAACGGATATCATCTCATGCTGAAGCACTATTATGAGAAGTATGGCAAGGTTTTCTGTATTTGCCTTGGTAGACAGCCTGCAGTAGTCGTTGCCGATCCTGAAATCCTGAAAAAGATTCTGGTGAAAGATTTTAGCAAATTCCAAAATCGTTTCAGTCAAGTCCAGCCATCAGGTGCCATTGGCAAGAGCGTGTTCTTCGCGCGCGATCAAGCGTGGAGGCGCATTCGCGCGACCCTATCACCTTCCTTCACCGCAAAGAAAATGAAGGGAATGGTGTCATTGATCGAGGAATCGATTGACAGATTGATGGAGAAGGTGGCAACAGTTGCTGGTACAG GAGAATCTGTGGATTTGTTAGATTGGTTTAGTAGAGTTACACTCGAAGTTATACTTTCCAGTGCGTTTGGTGTCCAAGCCGACATCCTGAACGACGAGCGAAGTCTGTTGTTagagaaaattaaagaagtgTTCAGATCGCCTTGGATAGTTGATGTGTTGAGACGGTTTCCATTTGGAATTCGTTTAATAATGCTTCTTAGGAAAGTCTCTGGAAGAATGAGTTTCTTCGACCAAATCGCTGCAGACATAGTGCAGCAACGCAGGAAGTCTGGCCCGACGCAGAGGCAAGACTTGATGGATCTAATGCTCATAGCCCATGAGGAATCTGTCCAAGAAGGAGTGTCCAAACTCACAGACGAGGAAATTGTCGGCCAGTGCGTCATCTTTCTGTTGGCTGGCTACGAAACGTCAAGCAACACTCTAGGTTACATAGCCTACCAGCTTGCTTTAAATCAAGAAGTACAAGATAAGTTACGACAAATGATCAAACGAGCAGTTGATTCTAACCCGGACAGCACACTGTACGAAATTGCGCACGACATCGAGTACTTGGACTGCGTTATTAACGAAGGGCTACGATTACATCCACCGGTTGCCCAAGTGAACCGAGAATGCGCCGAAGATTACGAATGGAACGGCATTTGTATTCCCGCGGGACTCGAAGTCATTGTTCCCGTCTATTCCATTCATCGGGATGCCGAAGTTTGGTCCGACCCGGAAAAGTTCAATCCTGAGAGATTCCGAAGTGCAGCCAAAGATAGTCGTAGCCCGTACCACTTTATGCCTTTTGGTCTTGGCCCAAGAAGCTGCATTGGAATGAGATTCGCTTTGATGGAAGTAAAGATAACACTGGTAAGATTCCTGATGAAATACAAGATTATGCGATCACCCGAGACCCAAGTACCCTTAAAAATTCTAAGCGGTGGCACTTTGTACGCAAAAAATGGAGTTCACGTGCGTATAGAGCCCCTTTAG